One segment of Marvinbryantia formatexigens DSM 14469 DNA contains the following:
- a CDS encoding response regulator transcription factor, whose product MQLKHTGRKDSERGEIAVYRILIVDDEPDIVEMLRCFFERRGYFVLTATDGAEALKKAEQQPDMILLDVNMPELDGMEVCRRIRDFVPCPILFLTARIEESDRVQGFAAGGDDYILKPFSLAELEARVAAHLRRETRRINGASVRFDKELSIDYSQRKVFVNKETLAFPKKEFAIIELLSANAGQVFDKERIYEKVWGYDGEGDSSVVAEHIRRIRARLSAVTDREYIETVWGCGYKWKS is encoded by the coding sequence ATGCAATTAAAGCATACAGGCCGGAAGGATTCTGAAAGAGGGGAGATTGCGGTGTACAGGATTTTGATTGTGGACGATGAACCGGATATTGTGGAAATGCTGCGGTGCTTTTTTGAGCGCCGCGGCTATTTTGTACTTACGGCGACAGACGGGGCGGAGGCACTGAAAAAGGCGGAGCAGCAGCCGGATATGATTCTGCTGGATGTGAACATGCCGGAGCTGGACGGCATGGAGGTGTGCAGGCGCATCCGGGATTTTGTGCCCTGCCCGATTCTGTTTCTGACGGCGCGCATCGAGGAGAGCGACAGGGTGCAGGGGTTTGCGGCGGGCGGCGACGATTACATTTTAAAGCCGTTTTCCCTGGCGGAGCTGGAGGCGCGGGTCGCCGCGCATCTGCGGCGCGAGACGCGCAGAATAAACGGCGCAAGCGTCCGGTTTGATAAAGAACTGTCGATTGACTATTCGCAGCGGAAGGTGTTTGTAAACAAAGAGACGCTGGCATTTCCGAAAAAAGAATTTGCCATTATTGAGCTGCTGTCCGCAAATGCGGGACAGGTGTTTGACAAAGAGCGGATTTATGAAAAGGTGTGGGGATACGACGGGGAGGGCGACAGCAGCGTGGTCGCGGAGCACATCCGCCGCATCCGGGCGCGTCTGTCCGCCGTCACGGACAGGGAGTATATCGAAACAGTCTGGGGGTGCGGTTATAAATGGAAAAGCTGA
- a CDS encoding AAA family ATPase: protein MARTVAIGHQDFETVRKNDYFYIDKTDFIREWWENGDSVTLITRPRRFGKTLNMSMAEKFFSVNYAGREDLFEGLDIWKLEKFRKIQGTYPVISLSFAGIKETSFLETRKKICQTITEVYNKYDFLMESDLLNKKEKAFIQEISVDMEDYAATSSLKVLSDYLCRYYGKKVIILLDEYDTPMQEAYVNGFWEELAAFTRSLFNSAFKTNPYLERAIMTGITRVSKESIFSDLNNLKVVTTTSDEYKCAFGFTESEVFETLEEYGLSDKKQDVKDWYDGFTFGGLSDIYNPWSIINYLDTGKFATYWANTSSNSLVNKLIREGSSEMKQEFEELLKGGVLETVIDEQIVFSQLSTKESAIWSLLLACGYLKVVQYTLDEPSGREYYKLALTNKEVRIMFQNMIRDWFSEEEPGYNNFIRALLADDIDAMNEYMNRVAMATFSYFDTGQKNSVEEPERFYHGFVLGLMVDLTGRYVISSNRESGFGRYDVILEPLNIQDNAIILEFKVFRPKKEKNLEDTVKCALEQIEDKNYAASLTAKGIPKERIRKYGFAFRGKEVLIG, encoded by the coding sequence ATGGCGAGGACTGTCGCGATTGGACATCAGGATTTCGAAACGGTAAGAAAGAATGACTATTTCTATATTGATAAAACGGATTTTATCCGGGAATGGTGGGAAAACGGGGACAGCGTGACTTTAATTACCCGTCCGAGAAGATTTGGAAAAACGTTGAATATGAGTATGGCAGAGAAGTTTTTTTCTGTCAACTATGCAGGCAGAGAGGATTTATTTGAAGGGCTGGATATCTGGAAACTGGAAAAGTTCCGTAAGATACAGGGGACATATCCGGTGATTTCCCTGAGTTTTGCGGGAATCAAAGAAACGTCTTTTCTGGAAACAAGAAAGAAAATCTGCCAGACAATTACAGAAGTGTATAACAAATACGATTTCTTAATGGAAAGTGATTTGCTGAATAAGAAAGAAAAAGCATTTATACAGGAAATCTCTGTAGATATGGAAGATTATGCGGCAACCTCATCATTGAAGGTCCTGTCAGATTATCTTTGCAGGTATTATGGAAAAAAGGTAATTATTTTGTTGGATGAGTATGATACTCCGATGCAGGAAGCTTATGTAAATGGATTCTGGGAGGAACTGGCTGCATTTACCAGAAGTTTGTTTAATTCTGCATTTAAGACAAATCCATATTTAGAGCGTGCGATTATGACTGGAATTACGAGGGTTAGTAAGGAATCGATATTTTCTGACCTGAATAATCTGAAGGTAGTTACCACCACCTCTGACGAATATAAATGCGCCTTTGGATTTACAGAGAGTGAAGTATTTGAAACATTGGAAGAATATGGATTATCAGATAAAAAGCAGGATGTAAAAGACTGGTATGATGGGTTCACATTCGGAGGGCTGTCAGATATCTATAATCCGTGGTCTATTATTAATTATCTGGATACAGGAAAATTCGCTACGTACTGGGCGAATACAAGCAGCAATAGTCTGGTGAACAAGCTGATTCGGGAAGGAAGTTCCGAAATGAAACAGGAGTTTGAGGAGCTTTTAAAAGGCGGCGTATTAGAAACCGTGATCGATGAACAAATTGTATTTAGCCAGCTTTCTACAAAAGAAAGCGCTATATGGAGCCTTTTGCTTGCCTGCGGTTATCTGAAAGTAGTGCAGTATACTCTGGATGAGCCTTCTGGCAGAGAATATTATAAATTGGCGCTTACGAATAAAGAAGTACGGATTATGTTTCAGAATATGATTCGGGACTGGTTTTCAGAGGAAGAGCCGGGATACAATAATTTTATCAGGGCTTTGCTGGCAGACGACATTGATGCGATGAATGAATATATGAACCGGGTGGCAATGGCAACATTCAGCTATTTTGATACAGGGCAAAAAAACTCTGTTGAAGAGCCGGAACGATTTTATCACGGATTTGTGCTGGGGCTGATGGTGGATCTGACCGGACGTTATGTGATTTCATCCAATCGGGAAAGCGGGTTTGGAAGATATGATGTCATATTAGAACCGTTAAACATACAGGATAATGCGATTATTCTGGAGTTTAAAGTGTTCCGCCCGAAGAAGGAAAAAAATCTGGAAGATACGGTGAAATGTGCATTGGAACAGATTGAAGACAAAAACTATGCTGCATCCCTGACAGCAAAAGGAATTCCGAAAGAACGGATTCGAAAGTATGGCTTTGCTTTTCGCGGAAAAGAAGTTTTAATAGGATGA